TTGTATTTGCCATGCAAAGGCAGGTTGTCACTCCTCCAGCCACCGCTGCCTGCGAGCCTGAGATGATGTCGTCTTTGTACTCTTGACCAGGATCGCGAAAGTGCACGTGCATGTCGATAAGTCCTGGCATGACGAGCTTATTTGTGGCGTCGATGACCTTATCGGCGTCAAATTTCTCACTTCCTATTTTGGCTATTTTGCCGTTTTCTATTAGGATATTTGCCTTAAATTTCTCGTCGCTATTTACGATAGTTCCGTTAATTATTGCTATTCTCATTTTTAGCCCCTATTTTTCGCAAGCGTATTTAGTATCGCCATTCTTATAGCAACGCCGTTTTCTACTTGATTTAGTATGACTGAATGTGTGCCATCAGCCACGTCTGAGTTTAGCTCTACACCCCTATTTATCGGTCCTGGATGCAGTACGATAGCATCAGGTTTGGCTAGCTTTATCCTATTTTTATTTAGTCCAAAAAATTTCGAGTACTCTCTCGAGCTTGGAAAAGCCACGTCCGCACCACCACGCTCTAGCTGGATACGAAGCATGATGATGACGTCGCTGCCCTCACAAGCTTCTTCCATATTTTTACAAATTTGAGATTCAAAGACCTCAGCATCTTTTGGCATCATCATCTTTGGTGCAAAAAGCTTTAAATTTATACCAAATTTCTTCATCGCCCAGATGTCTGACCTTGCCACGCGGCTTCTGGCGATGTCGCCGATGATCGCCACGTTTAGATTTTTATCCAAAATTTTGCCATACTCTCTTAACGTAAAAAGATCAAGCAAAGCTTGACTTGGATGCTCATTTGTACCATCTCCTGCATTTACGACGCTAGCTTCTGTCCTATCAGCTGCAAATTTCGCCGCTCCAGAGCTTGGGTGACGAAGCACAATGATGTCAGTTCTCATAGCAGCCATGTTATTCATCGTGTCATTTAGCTCTCGCCCTTTGTCACGCTCGAGCTTGATGAGCTGAAATTTATCGTATCAGCTCCAAGCCTCTTTGCTGCGATCTCAAAGGATGTTCTAGTTCTTGTCGAGTTTTCATAAAATGCGTTGATCGTGGTCTTTCCACGAAGATAGTCATTTTTTTTCACTTGGCTTAAATTTAGCTCCTTAAACTCTTTCGCCGCCTCTAAAAAATATAAAATTTCTTCCTTGCTAAGCTCTCTAGTTCCTATCAAATCTTTATGTTTGTAGCCCATTTTAAGCCTCTTAAATTTATTTTGTCACAAAGTCGCAAGCTGGTTGGTAGCCGTTATCACAAGCTTTTTTAAATAAAGCCTTTGCTTTTTCTTCGTTCTTTGCTTCGTTTGCGTTTTTATCTTTTACAAGGCCATAAGCGATCATTTCGCCTAGTTTTTCGCAAGCCATGCCCTCATTTTCATCACACATTTTTGTAAAAATTTTCTCAGCCTGAACTCTATCTTTTGCCACGCCGTCGCCGTTAAATAGCATGATCGCATTCATCGTGCAAGCTTTTTTCTCACCCTCTCCACAAGCCTTATTAAAATAAAGATAAGCTTCATTAAAATTTTTCTTTGTATAAAGCTCATTTGCCTTGTCTAAATTTTCATTTGCCATAGCATTTAACGCAAAAACCGCTGCCACTAAAACTAAAATTTTCTTCATTTTCTTTCCTTATTTAAATAATTTTGAATGATGTTTTTTCATATATTCAACTATCTCTATAACCTCGTCGCTACCGCTAGCGTCAGAATTTTCTAACGCATCATCGATGCACTCAACATAAAGATTTGCCGCCTCTTCAAGTTTGTCTTTTTTTACTCCAGCATAGTAGAACATCGCTTCAAGCACCATACTAAGCTCGTAGCTAAGCTCCTCTACGCTTACCTCTTCTTCTTTCATATCTCCTCCTGTGTTTTTTTGGTTATTAGATCGATTATCTGGGCTTTAATCGGCTCATAGCTAAAGCCGTCTTTAAAATTTGCAAAGAGCCCGCCGCTAGCGTTCACGTGTCCGCCTCCGCCAATTAGGTGCTTTGCCATGGTACTAACGTCAAGCTTGCCATTTGCACGAAACTTAACGTTTTTTTATTTGTCACATCGATAAAGAAGTCAAATTCAGGATTTGCCACTAAAAAGTCGTTACCTATAACCGAAACGTTGCCGATATTGTAGGTTAAAATTCCTTTATGATCTTTATAGTTTATGCTAAATTTCTCTTTATTTTCACTAAGTTTTTTTACTACGTAGCTTGAGATAAGATTACTTAGCGTATCGTCTTTATCCTCTTTGAAAAATGACTTTTTAATAGCATGCACCTGCATATCAAGGCCGATATAGTCGTTTTTCTCGTTAAAAAATTTGCTAGCTTCTTTTAAGAGATGATCCATATAGAGGTTATTTTCAGCTTCAAACATCACCTTGTTTATCTCTTTAGCGTTTGCAACAAGCCCCAAACAGACCTTGCCCATCTCAAAATTTTTATCATCTTTTAGCCAGATATCCACGGCATTTACGACGTCACTAAAAATTTCAAGCTCTTTATTTTTGCCAAAAATTCCTGCAAAAAAGTCGTAAGTGATCTTTGTAGCGCACCTTGAACTATCCAAAAAATACCATGGGTAGGCACTCGCACACTCAGCACCGCTTTGGTGATGATCAAGCAAAAATAGCTTTATATTTTTACCCTCTATCATCTCAGTAAAGCTCTCGCACTGGGCTAGAGTTAAATTTAGATCAGTAATCAAAATGATGTTTTTATCATCGTTTGAGGCATCTATCTCAGCTAAAATTTGAGCAAATTTATCATCTATCTCTCTGCCGTAGTTTGAGTTTAGAAATTTCACATTTTTGAAGTAAAAATTTGTTATGTATTGTGCGCCATATCCGTCAAGATCAGTGTGCGAGAGGTGATAAATTTTCATCGTTTTCCTTTATAAATTTTCTATTTCTATGACGCCAACCGTTTCAAATGGCGTATTTGCAGAGATCTCAGCAAAGCTTAGCACCACGATGTCGATGGCAAAATTTGCGCAAATATTTGCTATAAATTTTCTTAGGCTTGGCTCCACGCAAAGCACCATTTCGCCGTGCTGACTCATCGGCCGTTTCTCTTTTTCATGCCTTAGAGCCTGAACAATCGATGAAGTTTGAGCCACATTTATCATCAGGTGATACGCGCCGTCTTTATACTGCACCGCGTCCATAAGCTTTTGCTGTGCGGCACTATCTAAAATGTAAAAATTTAGCTGACCTTTCTCATCGATATAAAGCGAAGTGATGACACGTGAGAGTGCTGCACGCACGTGCTCGATGATCATGTCTAAATTTTTACTAACCTCGGCGATATCACTAATGGCCTCAAGTATGCTAAGCAGATCTTTGATCGGGATATTGTCTTTAAGCAGCGCTTTTAAAACCTTTTGGATCAAATTTATAGGTGCGATCCTTAGCGTATCCTCGACCACAACTGGGTAGTCGATCTTTAGTTTGTCTAATAAATTTTGCGTCTCTTGGCGAGTGAGAAGCTCAGCTGCATTTTGCTTGATAAGCTCGCTCATATGCGTTGAGATGACGCTTGCAGGATCAACTATCGTATATCCGCTAAGTATGGCGTCCTCTTTGACGCTAGCATCGATCCAGAGTGCATCCAGCCCAAAAGCTGGCTCTTTTGTCGGAATCCCCTCGATATCTTCGCTAACTAGGCCACTATCCATCGCTAGAAATTTATCCGCGTAAATTTCACCCTGACCGATCACGATGCCTTTTAGCTTAAAGCGGTACTCGTTTGGCGGTAGTTGAAGGTTATCGCGGATCCTTATCTTTGGCATCAAAAAGCCAAGACTTGAAGCGATATTTCGCCTCATAGCACGAATCCTCTCAATGAGATCCACATCAGCTAGCTTTAGCAGACCATATCCTAGGTCAAGCTCTAAAATTTCAAGCTTTAAGATGTCGTTTATCTTCGTCTCTTCTTCTCTTGCGATCTCTTCGTCGCTCTTCTTTGGCGCCTTAGTGGTGGCACCACTAGCAGCTGCACCTGCTCCGCTTTGCGTAGCGGCTCCAGCTTTTTTAGAAGCTGTTTTGTCTTTTGACGCAAGGCTTAAATTTAGCCCGCCATCTTTGGTCTGCTTGATGATGTAGCCAAGCCCCAAAAATAGCACTGCTATAAAGCCAAGAGAAAGAGTCGGAAGCCCTGGGACAAGAGCAAACATAAATAGTATGAAGCCCACTATCAGCAAGGTTTTATAATCCCCTAATAGCTGATTTAGCGTGCCCTCTGCAAAGTCCTCATCGTCCTTGCTAGCCCTTGTGATGATAATAGCAGTCGCTGTTGATGTGATAAGTCCTGGGATCTGGCTCACAAGGCCATCACCGATAGTTAGGATCGTATAATACTGAGCCGATGTCGCCATATCAAGGCCATGCTGAAACGAGCCGATAGCAAAGCCACCGATGATATTAATGATAGTGATGATGATGCCAGCGACGGCGTCACCTTTTATAAATTTAGACGAACCGTCCATGGCACCGTAAAAATTTGCCTCGCCGATGATAGCCTGGCGTCTTTCGCGCGCTGTTTTTTCATCGATCAAACCTGCATTTAGGTCCGCGTCTATTGCCATTTGCTTACCTGGCATCGCATCAAGTGTAAAACGTGCTTGCACTTCACTTACACGAGTTGAACCTTTGGTTACAACCATGAAATTTATGAGCACCAGGATACAAAAGACGATGGTGCCGATGACAAAGTTGCCACCAACGACAAAATTTCCAAAGCTTGAGATGATCTCACTAACCGCTTCTGGGCCATTATGACCTTCGCTTAGGATCATACGTGTAGTTGCGATATTTAGCGACAAGCGAAATAATGTAACAATGAGAATAAGTGTCGGAAACGTACTAAGATCAGTTGGCTTTGGCACATAAATAGAAATCAAAATAATAAGCACTGAAATCGAGATCGAAAGCGCCAAAAAAAAGTCAAGAACAGCACTTGGAAGTGGGACAATGATAATAGCAAGGATGGCGACTATAATACCAACAATGCTAAGACTTTTAAACCTTAAAACCGGCGCAAGAAACGGTGCAACAAGCGTTAAAATGCTATTTTTTTGCTTTGCCAAGTCTACTTCTTAACGATGTCACTTAGTTTTATCGCATCAAGCATCTCATCTATCTTGTTTTGAAGACCACTAAACATGGACCAAATTTGACAGCTTGAGGCTTTATTTGATGGGCAGCCAAGTGCTGAAGACGAGCACTCAAAAACGCTTAGCTCACGCTTTTCGGCACACTCAATTATCTTTTTTATCGTTAAATTTTCAGGTTCATCATTTAGTGCAAAGCCGCCATTTGCTCCTTTAAATGACTTTAAAATTCCATCCTTTGCGAGATTTTGTAAAATTTTAGCCAAAAAACTTTTTGAAATTTTAAGCTCATTTGAAATCGTATCGACATCAACTGGTGATGATTTTTGGGATATTAAAATAAGTGAAAGTAGAGCGTATTCGCTTGCCTTTGTAAAAAGCATTTATCTTCCTTAAATTCTTTAAATAGCCATTATTCTATAAAATTTTTACTGCATTTTTCATTAATTTTTAAAAAGCGCCGTTTTATCTAATTTTATGTTTTAAATGCTATAATCGCTCTTCCAAAATTCACCAATCAGGAGGTCATTATGGCTTTGGATTCGGCTAAAAAAGCTCAAATAGTTGCGAAATTCGCTAGAAAAGAGGGAGATACAGGCTCTCCAGAAGTTCAAATAGCTCTTTTAACAGCTAGAATAACTGAACTTACAGAACACCTTAAAATTTTCAAAAAAGACTTTTCATCACGATTAGGTCTTTTGAAACTAGTTGGTCAAAGAAAAAGACTTTTAAAGTATCTTAAAAATAAAGACTATGCTACATATTCAAAACTAATCTCTGAGCTTGGCTTAAGAGATAAATAATCCAATGGGAGAGTCTAGTGACTCTCCATTTAAATTCGTTTCCTTATATTTTATTAATTCTGTTTCTTTAACTTTCTATTTCATGACTAAATTTTTTATTTTAAGTATTAATTTATACCTCTTCAATACTACTAATCTTTTTTAATAAGGTTAAATTAAAATTAATTTTCTTATTTTAGTTTAAATATCAATTTTAAGTATTTTATTATTTATTTACTAAAGATATTAAATTTATACAAAATTTATATTTACTATAAAACCCTAAAATAAGCGATTTTTATAAATTTATTTAATTTTAACTTAAAATATAAATTTATTTTTAATAATAAAGAATTTTTATTAAAGATTAAGAATTCGGCTAGTAATATTACCCATATAGAAATATGCAAATATTGCATAGTAAAGGAGAAAATGATGAAAGAAGGCAAAGTCATCTGTCCTTATTGTGGGACGGGCTGTCAGGTTACCTTGCATGTGGAAAATAACGTCGTTCGTGCCGCAACTGGCGTCGAAGACAATCCAGTCAATCAAGGAAATTTATGTTTAAAGGGCTTTTATGGCTGGGACTACGTTGCAAGTCCAGACAGACTTACAAAGCCGCTTATTAGAAAGAAAAACGGGGTCTTTTCAAAGGACGGTGAATTTGAAGAGGCCAGCTGGGACGAGGCGCTTGATCTTGTCGTAGAAAAGATGAAAGAGGCAAAAGAGAAATACGGCCCTGACTCACTAGCAGGTAACTTCTCAGCACGCTGTACATTAGAGGACAACTACGTCGCTCAAAAGCTAATGCGCGCTGTAATTGGCACAAACAACGTCGATCACTGTGCTAGAATTTGACACGCTCCGACAGTAGCAGGACTTGCTAAAACAATCGGAAACGGAGCTGCCACAAATAGCTTTACAGAGATTGGCACTTATAGTAACTGTATATTAATGATAGGCTCAAACCCAGAAAATGGTCACCCAATCGCAGCTATGCACATCCAAAGAGCGCTAAACCGCGGTGCAAAACTGATCGTTATCGACCCCATTAAGACTGAGTTTGCAAGTAGAGCCGATATCCACTTGCAGCTAGAGCCTGAGCACAACATCCCAGTTATTAACGCACTTCTTTACACTATCATCGAAGAAGGCCTTGTAAATGAGGAGTTTGTAAGAGATCACACAATAGGCATCGAGTACGTTAAAGAAGCTGTAAAAGACTATGCCCCAGAGGTTGTAGCAAAATACACAAGGCTAAATCCAGAGGATATCAGAGCAGCTGCTAGAATGTATGCCACCACAAAACCAGCCGTCATCACTCACGGCATGGGCGTAACTCACTTCAACCACGGCGTTGGCGGAGTTTGCGATGTATCAAATTTATTCTTGATCACTGGAAACATCTGTGAGCTTGGCACAGGCGACTTGCCGCTTAGAGGTCAAGAGAACGTTCAAGGCTGCTGCGATATGGGCGTTTTACCAAATATCTTCCCAAATCTTGGTTCAGTAACTGACCCAGAGCAAAGAGCTTGGTTTGAGAAAATATGGCACCTAGAACCTGGATTTTTAAACTCAAAAATAGGCATCCATAAAACTGAAGTGCCTGATGCGATACTTGATGGCAGAGTGCATTTCTTCTGGACTATCGGTGAAAACCCGGTCATCTCTGAGCCAAATACAAACCACTTCTTAAAAGGCATTGCAAATGTCGATTTCTACGTGGTTCAAGATCTATTTTTAACTGAGACTTCACTAAAAGCTGACGTCGTTCTCCCTGGCGTTGCAAGTAGTGAAAAAGAGGGTCTTTACACAAACGCAGAGCGCCGTGTCCAGCACAACGAAGCAGTCATAACACCTCCAGGTGATGCTAGACAAGACTGGTGGATCGTTTGCGAGATCGCACGTCGTTTGGGCGCAACAGAGGGCTTTAACTTCAATTCACCAGAAGAGATTTGGGAAGAAGTTAGAAAATGTGACCCTAGACGCTACGGCGGCATGAGCTACTATAGACTTAAAAAATATCACGGACTTCACTGGCCATGCCCAACTGAAGATGATATGGGCGGTCAAAGCTTGTATCTTGATAAGAAATTCTTTACACCTGATGGTAAAGGCCGCTTCGTGCCTTGTCTATTTGTGGATAAGGCTGATGAGATCGAGAGCGCAAAACTTGAGTTTGCTAAGAAGATGAATATGTCACCAGAGTATCCTATCATGGCTGGTTCAGTCGATGAGAAGACTGACGCTGAGTATCCGATACAGCTTTTAACTACAAGAAAAGTTTATCAATACACAGTTGGTACCATGACAAGACGCTCACGTGCCATCGAAGAGGGCGGAGATAGCATCGGACCTATCGCTGAGATGAGCCCAGCGCTTGCAGAGAGATACGGACTAAAACAAGGCGACTTCATCAAAGCTTGGAGTAGATACGGCTACATCGTCGTAAAAGCTGAAGTGACTGACATCGTGCCTGATGGCATCATCCAGATGACCTTCCACTACTGGGAGAGCTCTTGCAACGAGCTAACAAGCAGCGGTTGGGACTATATCAGCAAGACTCCGACATTTAAAGCAGCTATCCAGATCAAAAAGATCGATGAAGAGGAATTTTTACGAGTTCGCGAGCTAAAACGCGAGAAATTCCAAACTTCAAAGATCATCTACGATGACTTCCACCACCACGGAAACGTAGCGATAAATGAGTAAATTTAGTGAGGCTTCGCGCCTCACTTTTCTATAAATAATAGTAGATATAAATTTAAAAGAGCGTTTTACTTAAACGCCAAAAAGCTCATAAAATTTCCCCATTTAAACGTGCTCGCAACATGCTTAAAGCCAGCATTTAGGGCTAAGCTTCTATTTTCCTCTTCAGTATATGGCACCAGCACATTTTCAAGTGCCTCCCTTTTTTGGGCGATCTCGTAGCGTGAGTAGCCTTGCGCCTGTTTGTAGTCCTCGTAAATTTCTATGACGCTTTTAGTAAGCTTCTTATCTTCAAAGATGATCTTTTCACTAAACAAAAAAACTCCATTTTCATTTAGTCCGTTATAAATTTTTTGCACTAGATCAGCCCTTTTTGGCGGTCTGATAAACTGCAAAGTATAGTTTGCCAAAACTGCGTCAAAGCCCACTAGCTCACACTTTAAAATATCATCAAGTAAAAATTTTATCTTTGCTCCATATGCCTTTGCCTTATTTTTGGCATTTGCTAGCATAGCTTCAGAGTTATCCACGCCACTTAGCACGAGGTCGTTTCTAAGGTTGTTTAGTAAAAGTAAGCTATTTGCCGTCGAGCAGCCAAGGTCGCATACACTTGCATCTTTTGGCAAAATTTTAGCAAGCAGCTTTGCGTTTAGATTTGAACTAACGTCGTAAAATGGCACTGAGCGCGAGATCATATCATCAAAAACGCTCGCCACAAAGTCATCAAATTCAAACTGCTTGCTTATAGGCTCTTTAAAAATTTCATCTCTCATATACCAGCTCCGTATCCATCAAAGTATCTCATTGTCTCGTTACCAAAAAGATCGCACACTCCAACACAAGCTCTAGCTCCGTTTATATCGCATTTGATCTGTTCTTTTAGCTCTTCAAGTGTGTCAAATTTTTTATTATCTCTTAGGCGCTTTATAAAACAAACCGCGACATGCTTCGCTACTTTTGGCGCGACCTCGTCTAATATGTGTGTCTCGACGCTAAAATTTCCATCCGTGCTAAGCCTATTGCCTATAAATGTGACCGAGCCGTAGGTATATGAGCCTATCCTTGTTCTTGTGGCGTATACGCCGTCTTTAGGCAAAAGATAATTTTTTACATCCAAATTTAGCGTTGCAACTAGCTCCTTTGCACCGATGCCCTGTCCTTTTATCACATTGCCCTCGATTGAGTACTCCCTGCCTATTAGCCTGTTTGCCTCTTCGATGTTGCCCTGACGTATCAGCTCTCTAATGGCTGAGCTATGCACGCCCATACCATCGTAGCAAACCTCGTCAACGACAACTACTTCTCCATCAAAAATTCTTTTCAGATCGTGCTTGTCCCATGCTCTATTTCTACCAAATCTAAAATCAAAGCCAACAACGATCTTTTTTAAATTTTTAAAATCCCTCTTCAAAAGTGCGATAAATTCCTCGCCGCTAAGCCCTTTTATGCTCTCAAAATCATACAAGAAGCAAGGATAGTTTGAGTACTCCGCTCGCTTTAGCTTTGGCGTAATGTTGGCTTTGTTTTTATCAATCACGACAAGTCCGCCAAACTCGCCTAGCTGCTTTAAAAGCTGCTTGTGCCCTCTGTGCACGCCGTCAAAGTGCCCTATCGCAACGGCAGTGATATTATCTTTTGTTAAAAGCGTAGAAAAATTCGGCATTTCCCTCTTTCCCTTTTACTTCACACTCTTTGCAAGTTATCATTTTAAATCCTAAGCCATTAGCCATCACTTCAAACCTCTTCATCGCTAAATTTATAGCTTTCATATCAGTGACGACTCCTTTTTTATTTCGTTTTACGCCAACACCCACTTCAAATTGTGGCTTAAAAAGCGTGATAATGAGCGAATTTACGCTTGCTAGCTCACAAATGGCAGGCAAAATTTCAGCTAAAGAGATAAAGCTAACATCGCAGGTTATTAGATCAAATTTACCTTGCTCTTGCTTAGCAAACTCTCTGACGTCAGTTTTTTCATAAATTTTCACTCGCTCATCGCTTCTTAGGCTGGCATCTAACTGATCAGTACCCACATCCACACCAGTCACGCTTTTTACGCCTTTGCTTAACAAAATTTGCATAAAGCCACCAGTCGAGCTACCTATATCAAGTGCGTTTTTGCCAGTTAGATCAAATTTCATCGTCTCCAAAAAACTCTTTAGCTTAAGCGCCCCTCGCCCAACGTAAATTTCATCAAGCAGCGAAATTTTAGCCTCGCTAACCTCGCTTGAAACCTTGGTGCAAATTTCGCCATTTGTTAGCACCTTGCCGCCCTTTATCAGCTCGCTCGCCTTGTTTCTACTTATGTTTAAAACGCTTGCGACGTAGTTATCAAACCTCAAGTTTTAGCCTCTCATATTCGCTCTCGTCGATCACCAGCACACCTAGCTCATTTGCTTTGTCAAGCTTGCTGCCAGCCTCCTCGCCAGCTAAGACGAAGTCCGTTTTTTTAGAAACTGAGCCAGAAACCTTTGCGCCAAAACTCTCAAGCTCGGCCTTTATCTCATCTCTTGGGCGACTTAGCGTGCCAGTTATAACGACCGTCTTGCCACTTAGTGCATTTGAGATGCTTTGTGCCTGCGCCACGCTTGGCTGCACGATCTGGCTTAGGGCTAAAATTTCTGCTCTATTTACCTCGCAAAGTCTATCAAGCTGTTTGCCATCTCCACGCCAAAGCCCTCAAGCGAGACAAGCTCTTCAAAGCTAGCATCAAGCCAGCCCAGCCCAAAACTACTTGCTAGCTTTTTAGCTGCCACTTCGCCAATGTGCTCGCAGCCAAGGCCCGTGATAAAGCGCGCTAGCTCCGCACCTTTACTGGCTTCAATGGCATTTAAAAGGTTATTTACCTTTTTCTCTTTAAAGCCCTCAAGCGCGATTAGATCATCAAATTTAAGGCCGTAAATGTCTTTTATGCAAGAGATCAGCCCCTTGTCAAATAGCAAATTTACGATCGCATCGCCAAGGCCGTCTATATTTAGGCATTTTTTCGATGCGTAGTGGATTATTGAGCCCACCACTCTTGCCCTGCAGCTTAAATTTTGGCACTTCACAAAGACCCCTTCATCAAGCAGGTGCGAGCCACAAACTGGGCAAAATTTAGGCCTCTCTATCGCTTGCTCGCTACCATCTCGTCTATCTTTAAAAACCTTTGTGATCTTTGGTATCACATCTCCTGAGCGGATAATGCCGATGTAATCGTTTTTCATAACACCAAGGCGCTCGATCTCGTCGAAGTTATGAAGGGTGGCGGATTTTACATTAGCACCGTCTATATTTACCTCATCAAGCACGCCAACAGGCGTTACTACGCCGCTTCTACCGACCTGAAGTGCCACGTCTCTTAGCCTTGTGACCTTTTCAATGGCTGGAAATTTAAACGCCACCATAAATTTTGGAAATTTGACCGTGTAGCCCAGCTGCTCGCAGCGTGCAAGATCATTTACACGTATCACCATGCCATCCATCATCACGCTTTTTGAGTCGCGATTTGCCAAGAGCTCGTTATATGCGGCCTCAAGCTCATCTTTTTTTAAAATTTTGAAAAATCATCCCTCTCAAAGCCAAGATCACGCACAAATTTCATCACCTCGCTGTGATCTTTTAGCCCAAGGCTCTGCTCGCCCACGCCCCAAGGTATAAAAAGTAGCTTTCTTTTTGCAGTGACTGCGCTATCAAGCTGTCTAAGACTGCCTGCGGCTGCGTTTCTAGGGTTTGAAAGTGGCGCCTCGCCATTTTTTGCGCGCTCTATATTTAGTAGCTCAAAGTCATCTTTTCTTATGACGACTTCGCCCCTGATTTCAATGAGCCCTTTGTAGCTAATGCTCTTTGGCACCGAGCTAATGGTCCTTGCATTTTGCGTCACGTCCTCGCCTGTAACGCCGTCGCCTCTGGTTATCGCCCTAACTAAAACGCCATTTTCATAGAGTAAATTTAGGCTCGCTCCGTCAAATTTTGGCTCAGCAACAAAGGTCAAATTCTCTTTATCACCGCGCTTTAGCCACGCATCAAGCTCGCCAAGACTAAAGATATCCTCCATGCTCCACATGCGCTTTATGTGGCTTGCCTTGCTAAAACCCTCTTTTACGCCTCCGCCCACTCGCTTAGTCGGCGAAAATAGCGAAATTTCACTGGGATTTGCCTGTTCATAATCAAGCACCGCATGATATAGCGCGTCATACTCCTCGTCGCTTGCAAGTGGCTCGTCCTCGTCGTAGTAGGCCTTTGCCCACGCATTTAGCGTATCTACTGCTTTTTCATACTCTTGTTTTGTCATTTTTGCTCCAAATTTACACCGCATTTTATCTTAAACATACTTTATAAATGATCCAAATTTAGCTCTCTCGCGTCACATAAATGGGCATTTTTATAGACCTTTGCTATCTCTCTCTAGCTCTCATCAGCGCAAAGCCAAGCAAATTTTGCCCTCGCCACTTCATAGGATTTTGCGCATTTTCATCGCTTGCGCCCAAACCTATGCCCCAAATTTTATCAACTGGGCTTGCCTCGACTAAAATTTTGCTCCCAGTTTGAAGTAAAAAGTCACGCAAAGGGGCATTTTGGCTAAATTTTAGATAGCTCGCATTTAGCACGACACTAAATTTGACCTCGTCCCAGACCTTAGCGTCAAAGCCACACACCTGCCTGCCAAGCGCCTTCATCTGCGCCGGATCTTTAGCAGCCAAAATTTGCTCCAAAGTCTCCTCGTCGCCAAAACACTCGGCCTTTTTCGCCATCATGTACTGCTCGGCGCAAACGTATCTCACCTCATCTTGCCAAAAGCTAGCAGCGTACCACTGGCTT
This genomic interval from Campylobacter concisus contains the following:
- a CDS encoding serine protease codes for the protein MKKILVLVAAVFALNAMANENLDKANELYTKKNFNEAYLYFNKACGEGEKKACTMNAIMLFNGDGVAKDRVQAEKIFTKMCDENEGMACEKLGEMIAYGLVKDKNANEAKNEEKAKALFKKACDNGYQPACDFVTK
- the flhA gene encoding EscV/YscV/HrcV family type III secretion system export apparatus protein (membrane protein involved in the flagellar export apparatus); amino-acid sequence: MAKQKNSILTLVAPFLAPVLRFKSLSIVGIIVAILAIIIVPLPSAVLDFFLALSISISVLIILISIYVPKPTDLSTFPTLILIVTLFRLSLNIATTRMILSEGHNGPEAVSEIISSFGNFVVGGNFVIGTIVFCILVLINFMVVTKGSTRVSEVQARFTLDAMPGKQMAIDADLNAGLIDEKTARERRQAIIGEANFYGAMDGSSKFIKGDAVAGIIITIINIIGGFAIGSFQHGLDMATSAQYYTILTIGDGLVSQIPGLITSTATAIIITRASKDDEDFAEGTLNQLLGDYKTLLIVGFILFMFALVPGLPTLSLGFIAVLFLGLGYIIKQTKDGGLNLSLASKDKTASKKAGAATQSGAGAAASGATTKAPKKSDEEIAREEETKINDILKLEILELDLGYGLLKLADVDLIERIRAMRRNIASSLGFLMPKIRIRDNLQLPPNEYRFKLKGIVIGQGEIYADKFLAMDSGLVSEDIEGIPTKEPAFGLDALWIDASVKEDAILSGYTIVDPASVISTHMSELIKQNAAELLTRQETQNLLDKLKIDYPVVVEDTLRIAPINLIQKVLKALLKDNIPIKDLLSILEAISDIAEVSKNLDMIIEHVRAALSRVITSLYIDEKGQLNFYILDSAAQQKLMDAVQYKDGAYHLMINVAQTSSIVQALRHEKEKRPMSQHGEMVLCVEPSLRKFIANICANFAIDIVVLSFAEISANTPFETVGVIEIENL
- a CDS encoding Rrf2 family transcriptional regulator encodes the protein MLFTKASEYALLSLILISQKSSPVDVDTISNELKISKSFLAKILQNLAKDGILKSFKGANGGFALNDEPENLTIKKIIECAEKRELSVFECSSSALGCPSNKASSCQIWSMFSGLQNKIDEMLDAIKLSDIVKK
- a CDS encoding 30S ribosomal protein S15, whose protein sequence is MALDSAKKAQIVAKFARKEGDTGSPEVQIALLTARITELTEHLKIFKKDFSSRLGLLKLVGQRKRLLKYLKNKDYATYSKLISELGLRDK
- a CDS encoding spermidine/putrescine ABC transporter substrate-binding protein, yielding MKEGKVICPYCGTGCQVTLHVENNVVRAATGVEDNPVNQGNLCLKGFYGWDYVASPDRLTKPLIRKKNGVFSKDGEFEEASWDEALDLVVEKMKEAKEKYGPDSLAGNFSARCTLEDNYVAQKLMRAVIGTNNVDHCARI
- a CDS encoding formate dehydrogenase → MIGSNPENGHPIAAMHIQRALNRGAKLIVIDPIKTEFASRADIHLQLEPEHNIPVINALLYTIIEEGLVNEEFVRDHTIGIEYVKEAVKDYAPEVVAKYTRLNPEDIRAAARMYATTKPAVITHGMGVTHFNHGVGGVCDVSNLFLITGNICELGTGDLPLRGQENVQGCCDMGVLPNIFPNLGSVTDPEQRAWFEKIWHLEPGFLNSKIGIHKTEVPDAILDGRVHFFWTIGENPVISEPNTNHFLKGIANVDFYVVQDLFLTETSLKADVVLPGVASSEKEGLYTNAERRVQHNEAVITPPGDARQDWWIVCEIARRLGATEGFNFNSPEEIWEEVRKCDPRRYGGMSYYRLKKYHGLHWPCPTEDDMGGQSLYLDKKFFTPDGKGRFVPCLFVDKADEIESAKLEFAKKMNMSPEYPIMAGSVDEKTDAEYPIQLLTTRKVYQYTVGTMTRRSRAIEEGGDSIGPIAEMSPALAERYGLKQGDFIKAWSRYGYIVVKAEVTDIVPDGIIQMTFHYWESSCNELTSSGWDYISKTPTFKAAIQIKKIDEEEFLRVRELKREKFQTSKIIYDDFHHHGNVAINE
- a CDS encoding tRNA (cmo5U34)-methyltransferase, with the protein product MRDEIFKEPISKQFEFDDFVASVFDDMISRSVPFYDVSSNLNAKLLAKILPKDASVCDLGCSTANSLLLLNNLRNDLVLSGVDNSEAMLANAKNKAKAYGAKIKFLLDDILKCELVGFDAVLANYTLQFIRPPKRADLVQKIYNGLNENGVFLFSEKIIFEDKKLTKSVIEIYEDYKQAQGYSRYEIAQKREALENVLVPYTEEENRSLALNAGFKHVASTFKWGNFMSFLAFK